A genomic window from Streptomyces broussonetiae includes:
- the purN gene encoding phosphoribosylglycinamide formyltransferase, which produces MAATPAAPAVKRLVVLVSGSGTNLQALLDEIERTGAERYGARIVAVGADRDGIEGLARAGRAGLPTFVCRGKDFGSREEWDAALTEAVRAHEPDLVVSAGFMKIVGKEFLARFGGRFVNTHPALLPSFPGAHGARDALAYGVKVTGCTVHFVDDGVDTGPIIAQGVVEVRDEDDESALHERIKEVERRLLVEVVGRLARNGYRIEGRKVVIQ; this is translated from the coding sequence GTGGCCGCCACCCCCGCTGCCCCCGCGGTCAAGCGTCTCGTCGTGCTGGTCTCCGGATCGGGCACCAACCTCCAGGCGCTGCTGGACGAGATCGAGCGCACCGGAGCCGAGCGGTACGGCGCCCGGATCGTCGCCGTGGGGGCCGACCGCGACGGCATCGAGGGGCTCGCCCGCGCCGGGCGGGCCGGGCTGCCGACCTTCGTGTGCAGGGGCAAGGACTTCGGCAGCCGTGAGGAGTGGGACGCCGCGCTGACCGAGGCCGTGCGCGCCCACGAGCCCGACCTCGTGGTCTCCGCCGGGTTCATGAAGATCGTCGGGAAGGAATTCCTCGCGCGCTTCGGCGGACGGTTCGTCAACACCCACCCGGCCCTGCTGCCCAGCTTTCCGGGGGCCCACGGCGCGCGGGACGCGCTCGCGTACGGCGTCAAGGTGACCGGCTGCACCGTCCACTTCGTCGACGACGGCGTCGACACCGGCCCGATCATCGCCCAGGGGGTCGTCGAGGTCCGGGACGAGGACGACGAGAGCGCGCTGCACGAGCGCATCAAGGAAGTCGAGCGAAGGCTGCTCGTCGAGGTCGTGGGGCGGCTCGCCCGCAACGGCTATCGCATTGAGGGACGAAAGGTAGTTATCCAGTGA